A single Curtobacterium sp. MCSS17_015 DNA region contains:
- a CDS encoding DUF6518 family protein — MNSTLSSAGVTRSASATPDHLSASTVPPLARVTMALTAAVLAGVATSFGQAVPGLASMSNAAGPWFVVAVLLVLAAGVARGGDRPRVRTASAMVLGVVLLELMHIGYWAATNLRGFVDTLSITNFWVVMGVPAGLLAGAVVVALRSTDGRWRGAAAGVTAAVLIGEGSRALLQVAATTGTTTWVVQIVVGVAVLVVGIAFARSPIGRAVALGTGVVGSVGVFVVYSAFGAA; from the coding sequence ATGAACAGCACCCTGTCCTCCGCCGGCGTGACCCGGAGCGCGTCGGCGACCCCCGACCACCTGTCCGCCAGCACGGTGCCGCCGCTGGCCCGGGTCACGATGGCGCTGACCGCGGCCGTGCTGGCCGGGGTCGCGACGAGCTTCGGGCAGGCGGTGCCCGGGCTCGCGTCGATGTCGAACGCGGCCGGTCCGTGGTTCGTCGTCGCCGTGCTGCTCGTGCTCGCAGCAGGGGTCGCCCGCGGCGGTGACCGGCCCCGGGTACGGACCGCGTCCGCGATGGTGCTCGGCGTCGTCCTGCTCGAACTCATGCACATCGGGTACTGGGCGGCGACGAACCTGCGCGGGTTCGTCGACACGCTGTCGATCACGAACTTCTGGGTCGTGATGGGCGTGCCCGCGGGGCTGCTCGCCGGCGCCGTCGTCGTGGCGCTCCGGTCGACGGACGGCCGCTGGCGTGGTGCGGCCGCCGGTGTGACCGCCGCCGTCCTCATCGGTGAGGGGAGCCGCGCACTGCTGCAGGTCGCAGCCACCACCGGGACGACCACCTGGGTCGTGCAGATCGTGGTCGGGGTGGCCGTCCTGGTGGTGGGCATCGCGTTCGCCCGGTCGCCGATCGGCCGCGCGGTCGCGCTCGGGACCGGCGTCGTCGGCTCGGTCGGCGTCTTCGTCGTGTACTCCGCGTTCGGCGCCGCCTGA